In one Macrobrachium rosenbergii isolate ZJJX-2024 chromosome 53, ASM4041242v1, whole genome shotgun sequence genomic region, the following are encoded:
- the LOC136834145 gene encoding gastrula zinc finger protein XlCGF8.2DB-like: MPLAKHENIGLAGSDAPASCTSLSLDPLMEIKMEMKMEVEAFFQKSSLREHIETHNRERAHTCDDCGKSFSRKANLERNVAIHTGERSFVCSDCGKLFSQKSNLRVHMAIHTGERLFTFKDCGKSYSQKSHLNAHMAIHTGESPFVCKDCGKSFSKKCHLNTHMAIHTGERPFVCKDCGKSFSQKCHLNAHMAIHTGERPFVCNDCGKSFSQKCHLNAHMAIHTGERPFVCKDCGKSFSKKCHLNTHMAIPHGERPPHGERPCAMTVEVILPEMPSQCPHGNPHGERPFCKCHLNAHMAIHTGRGLLCARTVGSHSPRNAISMPHGNPHGERGEAFRVQ, translated from the exons ATGCCTCTCGCCAAACACGAAAATATAGGCTTAGCGGGCAGTGATGCCCCAGCCAGCTGTACATCTCTATCTTTGGACCCATTGATGGAAATCAAGATGGAAATGAAGATGGAAGTGGAG GCTTTCTTCCAGAAGTCCAGCCTCAGAGAACACATCGAAACCCACAATCGAGAGAGGGCACACACTTGTGACGACTGCGGGAAGTCATTCTCCAGGAAGGCAAATCTTGAAAGAAACGTGGcgatccacacgggggagaggtCCTTTGTGTGCAGTGACTGTGGTAAGTTGTTCTCCCAGAAATCAAATCTCAGGGtccacatggcaatccacacgggggagaggctCTTCACAttcaaggactgtgggaagtcatacTCCCAGAAATCGCATCTCaatgcccacatggcaatccacacgggggagagCCCTTtcgtgtgcaaggactgtgggaagtcattctccaagaaatgccatctcaatacccacatggcaatccacacaggggagaggcctttcgtgtgcaaggactgtgggaagtcattctcccagaaatgccatctcaatgcccacatggcaatccacacgggggagaggccttttgtgtgcaatgactgtgggaagtcattctcccagaaatgccatctcaatgcccacatggcaatccacacgggggagaggcctttcgtgtgcaaggactgtgggaagtcattctccaaGAAATGCCATCTCAATACCCACATGGCAATCCCACACGGGGAGAGGCCTCCACACGGGGAGAGGCCGTGTGCAATGACTGtggaagtcattctcccagaaatgccatctcaatgcccacatggcaatccacacggggAGAGGCCTTTttgt aaatgccatctcaatgcccacatggcaatccacacggggAGAGGCCTTttgtgtgcaaggactgtgggaagtcattctcccagaaatgccatctcaatgccccatggcaatccacacggggAGAGGGGAGAGGCCTTTcgtgtgcaatga